A genome region from Rattus norvegicus strain BN/NHsdMcwi chromosome 17, GRCr8, whole genome shotgun sequence includes the following:
- the LOC120097962 gene encoding sperm motility kinase X-like → MEQDPESRDSIENFTTDYKIIRTLGRGRFSVVKMAYHVPTLTCVAIKVLKNTEKCSSVMSREVDILKSLGHPHIIKVVEVVQTREATHLVMEHASQGDLLDRIRECGYLKSWEARRMFRQILEAVQFCHDNNIVHRDIKANNILIDGRWNAKLCDFGLAAKTLPGQKLIDFCGTLPYCAPEFFEAEEYEGRPFDVWSVGVLLFFMVTGHLPFLGKSFAEVRRQISSANFSIPPHVANDIFNVIVEMLMINPSRRPSIQQIMMRPMIKDSQAYSPPTSIQTFTGTPSPSTIKAMRVMRHTPEKSTESLIDQNINEVLATYLIQQHKPLRKVCTHHQVEPGLEDLHSFPRFLKRKGPLLSSFTLSSHSSNIREKEDRKNSRKVVRRHAVGYQQTRTNTLQLDLLDCPIAEEFRDNRLQIRKTFSDSKTVLSCSLTEHIQSPRLQYTYSTTADRNVSSFIPPHDFCASLQTRKGISLAGCSGDTWQRETLVDKNTFIKEEAMVHEDTVTSGQPQVPCPASRRGWRHHWKGFKKTISRSLRNLCCCLPPPSENQVSCNNLALRKRGEHCVTHRTSPEEQQPQLPGF, encoded by the exons ATGGAGCAGGACCCAGAGAGCCGAGACTCTATCGAGAACTTTACCACTGACTATAAGATCATAAGAACCCTGGGAAGGGGACGATTTTCAGTGGTAAAAATGGCCTATCACGTCCCAACCCTCACCTGTGTAGCTATAAAAGTTCTCAAGAACACCGAGAAGTGCTCCTCAGTGATGAGCAGGGAAGTTGACATTCTAAAGTCCCTGGGCCATCCTCATATCATCAAGGTGGTCGAAGTGGTCCAGACAAGAGAGGCCACCCACCTGGTCATGGAGCATGCCTCTCAGGGAGACCTACTGGACCGAATCCGGGAATGTGGATATTTAAAGTCGTGGGAGGCCCGAAGAATGTTTAGACAGATATTAGAGGCAGTAcaattctgccatgacaataatattgTCCACCGAGACATAAAGGCCAACAACATTTTGATAGACGGAAGGTGGAATGCCAAGCTCTGTGATTTTGGCCTAGCTGCTAAAACACTTCCTGGGCAGAAGCTGATTGATTTCTGTGGCACGCTGCCATACTGTGCGCCAGAATTCTTTGAAGCTGAGGAATATGAGGGCCGCCCATTTGACGTATGGAGTGTaggtgtcctcctcttcttcatggtgactgggcacttgcctttcctaggcaagtcatttgcagaggtgaggagacaaaTCAGTTCAGCCAATTTCAGCATTCCGCCTCACGTTGCCAacgatattttcaatgttatagtggaaatgctgatgataaatcccagcaggaggcccagcatccagcaaattatgatgcgccccatgatcaaagacagccaggcctactcaCCACCGACATCCATACAGACGTTCACAGGAACACCAAGTCCTAGCACCATCAAAGCCATGAGAGTCATGAGGCATACACCTGAGAAAAGCACTGAGTCTCTGATAGACCAAAATATCAACGAGGTGCTGGCAACATACTTGATTCAACAGCACAAGCCACTCAGGAAAGTCTGCACACACCACCAAGTGGAGCCAGGTCTAGAAGATCTTCACTCCTTCCCTCGTTTTCTTAAAAGAAAgggacctcttctctcctccttcaccttgtcCTCACATTCATCCAATATTCGGGAGAAGGAGgataggaagaattccaggaaggttGTCAGAAGGCATGCTGTAGGCTACCAGCAAACAAGGACCAACACCCTCCAGCTCGATCTCCTGGACTGTCCTATagctgaagaattcagggataacaggctgcaaatcaggaagacattctcagactccaagactgtgttgtcttgtagtCTAACTGAACATATCCAGTCACCTCGACTTCAATACACCTATTCCACTACAGCAGACCGGAATGTGTCCTCCTTCATACCGCCACATGATTTCTGTGCATCACTGCAGACACGTAAGGGGATAAGCCTTGCAGGCTGCTCTGGAGATacctggcagagagagacactcgtGGACAAAAATACCTTCATCAAGGAAGAGGCCATGGTTCATGAAGATACCGTCACTAGTGGCCAGCCACAAGTTCCTTGCCCAGCTTCCCGTCGGGGATGGCGTCACCACTGGAAggggtttaaaaagacaattagtagaagccttcgaaacctgtgctgctgtctgccaccaccatcagaaaatcaagtctcctgcaataacttggctctcaggaagagaggagaacattgtgtCACCCACAGAACCAG tcctgaagaacagcagcctcagctccctggcttttaa